The segment GGATATCCTTCTCCTCATGAATTTCTACCTCCCCTATCTACTCTACCAACAATACCCAATGAGGGGTCTCCTGGTTCCTTCCGGATCTGCAGCCGGCGCACCAGGGCGATCGGCAAGCACGGGTCATCTCCTGCAGCTCGTCGCCGGCCGGGGCCAGGACGCGGCCTCCTGATTCCTTCCGGATCTACAGCCGGCGCGCCGGGCGCATAACCGGCAGCAAGGGCGGCCCAGGTTCTTCCGGGTGAGGGGCGGCAACCTATGGCCAAGCACTTTTTTTGTCTCAACCTGTTAAAATAAGCTAATTGAAAAGGAGCGTGAAAGCATGAACAAATCGTTTTATTATGTGATCAACGTCAAAGAGGCTACGTTCTTCTCCAAGAAACTTACCCGTCATTCTATCCCGCATTCCTTTGAGACGGGTGAAGATTTTTTGGCTCTACCGGCACACGAAATCTCTGTTTTATTTCCTGACTTGCCTATCCGGCAATACGACATCGTTCATAAAATGTTTGGGGGCACCGGCAAGCCAGTACCCCAATGAGTTCTCATCCTTCCATTGAGGAAGAGGAATCCAATTAGACACCCAATTTCATCTCCCTTGAGATGATGAGTCGAATTTGTTTTGTTCATCGTTAAGCAGACTGAGTAGTTTCCATGCCCATACCTCACTGTTAATTAATCTCCGTAAGGAGCTTTATCATCCTGGTATACATTCAAAGCTGATTTTGTAGCCTTATAGATTTCAGAAAAAGCTGCTGCAGCTTCTTTACTTACCAACTCGGGATTTTTTAACCATGCTTTGTATTGCTCAACCACTTCTGAAAAATCCATTCCTATCATCCCTTCTAATATTAATAAAAGAGACATGTAGGGAAGCCCTACATGTCCCCCCTTTCTTTCAGCGAATAGTACGTGTTCTCACCTAAAATGATGTGGTCTAAAACACTTATTCCTAACAATTCCCCGGCTTGCTGTAAATTTCTCGTTACAGCAACATCTTCCCGGCTAGGCGAAACATCTCCGGATGGGTGATTGTGACAAACAATAATTGAGGCTGCCTTATGTAGCAGGGCTTCGGTGTATACTTCCCTGGGATGAACAATGGAGGAATCCAAAGAACCTACATGAACTGTTGAAACACCAACAATCCGATTCTTAGTATTAAGGAACATCACGATAAAGTTTTCTCTGTCTGTACTGCAGAAGGTTTCAAAATAGTGGCGAAATATATCAGCCACATCCCTTGGCATCTTTATTTGTTTCTCATCATAACCGTAATGAAATGATTTCACCTTTTCCAATTTCACTTGATAAATGGAAATTCTCTTTGCCATTCATTATCTCTCCCTTGGCTTAGTTGGTTATCGCTGGGCGGCCCCGGTGGGCCATCGCCGTGGCTCAGACGGACCACGGAGCGCGCGGCTCACTGTACCCGGAGGGCGACACGGCGCAGCCGTAGGGAGTATGGCGCAGCCATATACAGTGAGAAGCCCGTGGTACGCTGACCAAACGGCGATGAGCCTGTTTAGGGGCCGCTGGCTCCCGGCGCAGACGGGAGGCTTCCTTAATCACTAGACAAGATCCAGGAGAAGCCCACAAACGCTCTTCCTGACTTCATGGAGTCCTTCCCTCATTTGCGTTAGGGGTGGGAGGGATAAAGAAGCGCACAGGAACCTAGAGGGCTTTGTCGGGCGCTTGCGGCCGGCTAGGCCCTCTGGTTATCGGGCGATTCCCCGACCCCCGGCGGCGGCCTCCGGCTGCCGTAACGTCCGGATCACCAAGCGTTCCATACTTTCACCAAAGGAGGTATGCCTTTGCAATCATTTCAGTAAGTAGTATCCCTCTTCTTTTGTAATCTCTGGCGACAAAGCCATAACCCTGTTCATTGTAATGGTCCGATTAGAAAACTCCATATCATACTTGTCTTTGAGAATTGGAAATATATCTTTCGCTTTCAGCTTCGATCCATTTTCCCGGAGAATCTGAATTACTTTCGGGACAACATCCTGCTGATAATCATATCTGGACTTGCGGTTCCTTTGATCCTCTCTATCAACGCTGCTATTATGATCCATTGATACGATTTCAGAATCAATTGTTTCCTGGCCTTTTATATCAGTTAGCATAGATTCCTCAATTTCACGAATCCTCGAAAGATATCCTTTAATCTCTTGTCCAATCTGCTTGTCCATATCTACATAGTCCCGCCGCAAAACTACCCGCCGTTCAATAGCAGCTTTTAGACTTTCTTGAAGTGCTTCCAACTCTTTCAACATAACCTTCATCCTTTACCAATTGTATTTTGCAACTCAAAAATGCAGAGTTTGGCGGCCAATTTATGCAGAACACTGCCAACATCAATACAAAAGAATTTAGGAAGACTTCATGCTGGATAGAGCATGGCGCAGTCGGTAGCTTTCTCCGGTAAACGCCAGAATATGGGCGTGGTGGACGAGGCGATCCACAAGGGCTGCCGTCAATCGCGTATCTCCAAACACCGTATTCCACTGCCCAAACTCCAAATTCGACGTCACAATCACACTGTTTCTCTCATAGCAAGCCGAGATGACATGAAACAACAGCTCAGCCC is part of the Brevibacillus brevis genome and harbors:
- the radC gene encoding DNA repair protein RadC, with translation MAKRISIYQVKLEKVKSFHYGYDEKQIKMPRDVADIFRHYFETFCSTDRENFIVMFLNTKNRIVGVSTVHVGSLDSSIVHPREVYTEALLHKAASIIVCHNHPSGDVSPSREDVAVTRNLQQAGELLGISVLDHIILGENTYYSLKERGDM